A genomic stretch from Pomacea canaliculata isolate SZHN2017 linkage group LG2, ASM307304v1, whole genome shotgun sequence includes:
- the LOC112557794 gene encoding zinc finger protein 280C-like isoform X1 produces the protein MPKKRPEKESVYFQDQKREKRQRHNPGFYASFVKGLVSQSGHHEDRTKDKILPHLQKGKKTAECLQKANKKKTASISEEYSEFSLLSLPECEVETTECSSSSNPESKNLRTISKSVINVRKDVNSYSHIFMKDFTCGSMLKPNLRIPGHFKKQRKQKCSFVTSNDRRNVEAHNTLNKDMKYVTKGRKHSVSGGSTCNIATVVNKNCEQFRGHHPPGEDDKLKHTGIQCDMSSLQEDNAEETSSFDSNGNGIININDILTADRAEHTVNARCNDLDVCHNDKTFQTVLATVEEDIVSLPGMKEFLLRELPSQMNVLVQQLKERVVITGSIEQLNRIWTTLSKKKQEHYTKENKICEERGKALAEMVCNLDCSSFRSLDVSCRASDKDEMAQSSRTGQRVVFVENGHGISLQVNVEVPTSQLSSSANITSPQPSQNCMPLSSVPGSSMNVNRNRDEEDCHKSVFAVSDIQESSPEGEILALEEKVGEGNASDETSDLMQFSVSDEALLSQPEHNTNFMISSQKAGKNYIMGTVDSLECISEEQTVIVDGENAVGTILEEKTVDSSNSDTGPAIRLTDFGMVSPSSGGFLPSSQTLQCGLCNTVCQSEELALKHMKTVHRNGTLNTCEVCGVAFPEKRGLLVHLKAKHEGSGCTCQICGKKFQCHRYLRTHLQRHAGVKSCACTICGWRFFEQHKLKFHMETHKTAEERNLPFKCKLCNKQFVNKATYSDHCNTHSGLRPFTCRVCNAAFGHRVGLRRHLKTVHEKARPYACSYCH, from the exons atgcCGAAGAAAAGACCAGAGAAg GAATCTGTTTATTTCCAAGATCAAAAAAGGGAGAAGAGGCAACGCCACAATCCTGGTTTCTATGCCAGCTTTGTGAAGGGCTTAGTTTCTCAATCGGG TCACCATGAAGACAGgactaaagacaaaatattacCTCACCTACAAAAGGGGAAGAAGACTGCAGAATGtttacaaaaagcaaacaaaaagaaaactgcctCCATCAGTGAAGAATATTCAGagttttctttgctgtcacTGCCAGAATGTGAAGTAGAAACCACAGAGTGCAGTTCTAGTAGTAATCCGGAATCAAAGAACTTAAGGACAATATCCAAATCTGTCATCAACGTGAGAAAGGATGTAAACTCATATTCTCATATTTTTATGAAGGATTTTACCTGCGGTTCCATGTTAAAACCAAACTTGAGAATACCAGGTCATTtcaagaagcaaagaaaacaaaagtgcagCTTTGTCACATCTAATGACAGAAGAAATGTTGAGGCACATAACACATTGAACAAAGACATGAAATATGTGACTAAGGGTAGAAAACATTCTGTATCTGGTGGTAGTACTTGTAATATTGCCACAGTTGTTAATAAGAATTGTGAGCAGTTCAGAGGCCATCATCCACCAGGAGAAGATGATAAACTCAAGCACACTGGCATCCAGTGTGATATGTCTAGTCTGCAGGAAGACAATGCTGAAGAAACTTCAAGTTTTGATTCAAATGGGAATGGTATCATCAATATTAATGACATTTTAACTGCTGACCGAGCTGAACATACAGTAAATGCGAGATGTAACGATCTTGATGTTTGCCACAATGACAAG ACATTCCAGACTGTTTTAGCCACTGTGGAAGAAGATATTGTTTCTCTTCCTGGGATGAAAGAATTTTTACTTAGGGAACTGCCATCACAGATGAATGTTCTTGTGCAGCAGCTTAAAGAGCGAGTAGTTATTACTGGCTCTATTGAGCAGCTTAACAGGATCTGGACTACACTCTCAAAG AAGAAACAAGAACACtatacaaaggaaaacaaaatttgcgaaGAAAGGGGAAAAGCTTTGGCAGAGATGGTATGCAACCTAGACTGCAGTTCTTTTAGGTCGTTAGACGTTTCCTGCAGGGCTTCAGATAAGGATGAAATGGCCCAGTCTTCTCGAACTG GTCAGCGTGTGGTTTTTGTTGAAAATGGCCATGGCATTTCACTGCAAGTGAATGTAGAGGTGCCTACTTCTCAGCTCAGTTCTTCAGCCAACATAACTAGCCCACAACCTAGCCAAAACTGTATGCCGCTTTCTTCAGTCCCTGGATCTAGCAtgaatgtaaacagaaatcgTGATGAAGAGGATTGTCATAAGTCTGTCTTTGCTGTTTCTGACATTCAGGAATCTTCACCAGAAGGAGAAATTTTGGCATTAGAGGAGAAAGTTGGAGAAGGAAATGCAAGTGATGAAACTTCTGACTTGATGCAGTTTTCAGTGAGTGATGAAGCATTGCTATCCCAGCCTGAACATAATACAAATTTTATGATATCCTCACAAAAAGCAGGCAAAAATTACATAATGGGTACTGTTGACTCTTTAGAATGTATCAGTGAAGAACAAACAGTAATTGTTGATGGAGAAAATGCAGTAGGTACAATACTGGAAGAAAAAACTGTTGATAGTTCAAACAGTGACACAGGTCCTGCGATCAGGCTGACAGACTTTGGAATGGTTTCTCCATCGTCTGGTGGCTTCTTGCCATCTTCACAGACACTGCAATGTGGACTTTGCAATACTGTGTGTCAGAGTGAAGAACTGGCTTTGAAGCATATGAAAACTGTGCATAGGAATGGTACGCTGAACACTTGTGAAGTATGCGGAGTGGCCTTCCCTGAAAAACGAGGATTGCTTGTTCATCTCAAAGCCAAACATGAAGGTTCTGGATGCACCTGTCAG ATTTGTGGGAAAAAGTTTCAGTGCCATCGATACCTCCGCACTCACCTGCAGCGACATGCAGGTGTCAAAAGTTGTGCATGCACAATATGTGGGTGGCGATTCTTTGAACAGCACAAACTCAAATTTCACATGGAAACACATAAAACTGCTGAAGAGAGAAATCTGCCTTTCAAGTGCAAACTGTGCAATAAACAATTTGTAAACAAGGCAACGTACAGTGATCACTGCAACACTCATTCTGGGCTTCGGCCTTTTACCTGTCGTGTTTGCAATGCTGCTTTTGGACACAG AGTGGGCCTGAGACGGCATTTAAAAACCGTTCATGAGAAGGCCAGACCCTACGCATGCAGTTACTGTCACTAA
- the LOC112557794 gene encoding zinc finger protein 280C-like isoform X2 yields MESVYFQDQKREKRQRHNPGFYASFVKGLVSQSGHHEDRTKDKILPHLQKGKKTAECLQKANKKKTASISEEYSEFSLLSLPECEVETTECSSSSNPESKNLRTISKSVINVRKDVNSYSHIFMKDFTCGSMLKPNLRIPGHFKKQRKQKCSFVTSNDRRNVEAHNTLNKDMKYVTKGRKHSVSGGSTCNIATVVNKNCEQFRGHHPPGEDDKLKHTGIQCDMSSLQEDNAEETSSFDSNGNGIININDILTADRAEHTVNARCNDLDVCHNDKTFQTVLATVEEDIVSLPGMKEFLLRELPSQMNVLVQQLKERVVITGSIEQLNRIWTTLSKKKQEHYTKENKICEERGKALAEMVCNLDCSSFRSLDVSCRASDKDEMAQSSRTGQRVVFVENGHGISLQVNVEVPTSQLSSSANITSPQPSQNCMPLSSVPGSSMNVNRNRDEEDCHKSVFAVSDIQESSPEGEILALEEKVGEGNASDETSDLMQFSVSDEALLSQPEHNTNFMISSQKAGKNYIMGTVDSLECISEEQTVIVDGENAVGTILEEKTVDSSNSDTGPAIRLTDFGMVSPSSGGFLPSSQTLQCGLCNTVCQSEELALKHMKTVHRNGTLNTCEVCGVAFPEKRGLLVHLKAKHEGSGCTCQICGKKFQCHRYLRTHLQRHAGVKSCACTICGWRFFEQHKLKFHMETHKTAEERNLPFKCKLCNKQFVNKATYSDHCNTHSGLRPFTCRVCNAAFGHRVGLRRHLKTVHEKARPYACSYCH; encoded by the exons ATG GAATCTGTTTATTTCCAAGATCAAAAAAGGGAGAAGAGGCAACGCCACAATCCTGGTTTCTATGCCAGCTTTGTGAAGGGCTTAGTTTCTCAATCGGG TCACCATGAAGACAGgactaaagacaaaatattacCTCACCTACAAAAGGGGAAGAAGACTGCAGAATGtttacaaaaagcaaacaaaaagaaaactgcctCCATCAGTGAAGAATATTCAGagttttctttgctgtcacTGCCAGAATGTGAAGTAGAAACCACAGAGTGCAGTTCTAGTAGTAATCCGGAATCAAAGAACTTAAGGACAATATCCAAATCTGTCATCAACGTGAGAAAGGATGTAAACTCATATTCTCATATTTTTATGAAGGATTTTACCTGCGGTTCCATGTTAAAACCAAACTTGAGAATACCAGGTCATTtcaagaagcaaagaaaacaaaagtgcagCTTTGTCACATCTAATGACAGAAGAAATGTTGAGGCACATAACACATTGAACAAAGACATGAAATATGTGACTAAGGGTAGAAAACATTCTGTATCTGGTGGTAGTACTTGTAATATTGCCACAGTTGTTAATAAGAATTGTGAGCAGTTCAGAGGCCATCATCCACCAGGAGAAGATGATAAACTCAAGCACACTGGCATCCAGTGTGATATGTCTAGTCTGCAGGAAGACAATGCTGAAGAAACTTCAAGTTTTGATTCAAATGGGAATGGTATCATCAATATTAATGACATTTTAACTGCTGACCGAGCTGAACATACAGTAAATGCGAGATGTAACGATCTTGATGTTTGCCACAATGACAAG ACATTCCAGACTGTTTTAGCCACTGTGGAAGAAGATATTGTTTCTCTTCCTGGGATGAAAGAATTTTTACTTAGGGAACTGCCATCACAGATGAATGTTCTTGTGCAGCAGCTTAAAGAGCGAGTAGTTATTACTGGCTCTATTGAGCAGCTTAACAGGATCTGGACTACACTCTCAAAG AAGAAACAAGAACACtatacaaaggaaaacaaaatttgcgaaGAAAGGGGAAAAGCTTTGGCAGAGATGGTATGCAACCTAGACTGCAGTTCTTTTAGGTCGTTAGACGTTTCCTGCAGGGCTTCAGATAAGGATGAAATGGCCCAGTCTTCTCGAACTG GTCAGCGTGTGGTTTTTGTTGAAAATGGCCATGGCATTTCACTGCAAGTGAATGTAGAGGTGCCTACTTCTCAGCTCAGTTCTTCAGCCAACATAACTAGCCCACAACCTAGCCAAAACTGTATGCCGCTTTCTTCAGTCCCTGGATCTAGCAtgaatgtaaacagaaatcgTGATGAAGAGGATTGTCATAAGTCTGTCTTTGCTGTTTCTGACATTCAGGAATCTTCACCAGAAGGAGAAATTTTGGCATTAGAGGAGAAAGTTGGAGAAGGAAATGCAAGTGATGAAACTTCTGACTTGATGCAGTTTTCAGTGAGTGATGAAGCATTGCTATCCCAGCCTGAACATAATACAAATTTTATGATATCCTCACAAAAAGCAGGCAAAAATTACATAATGGGTACTGTTGACTCTTTAGAATGTATCAGTGAAGAACAAACAGTAATTGTTGATGGAGAAAATGCAGTAGGTACAATACTGGAAGAAAAAACTGTTGATAGTTCAAACAGTGACACAGGTCCTGCGATCAGGCTGACAGACTTTGGAATGGTTTCTCCATCGTCTGGTGGCTTCTTGCCATCTTCACAGACACTGCAATGTGGACTTTGCAATACTGTGTGTCAGAGTGAAGAACTGGCTTTGAAGCATATGAAAACTGTGCATAGGAATGGTACGCTGAACACTTGTGAAGTATGCGGAGTGGCCTTCCCTGAAAAACGAGGATTGCTTGTTCATCTCAAAGCCAAACATGAAGGTTCTGGATGCACCTGTCAG ATTTGTGGGAAAAAGTTTCAGTGCCATCGATACCTCCGCACTCACCTGCAGCGACATGCAGGTGTCAAAAGTTGTGCATGCACAATATGTGGGTGGCGATTCTTTGAACAGCACAAACTCAAATTTCACATGGAAACACATAAAACTGCTGAAGAGAGAAATCTGCCTTTCAAGTGCAAACTGTGCAATAAACAATTTGTAAACAAGGCAACGTACAGTGATCACTGCAACACTCATTCTGGGCTTCGGCCTTTTACCTGTCGTGTTTGCAATGCTGCTTTTGGACACAG AGTGGGCCTGAGACGGCATTTAAAAACCGTTCATGAGAAGGCCAGACCCTACGCATGCAGTTACTGTCACTAA